The proteins below are encoded in one region of Cytophagales bacterium:
- a CDS encoding alpha amylase C-terminal domain-containing protein: protein MKEKELPILVKNDPWLEPHADEINARIKRQSDRLEVINEKYGSLKQFAGAYQQFGLHYDKKAKGWNYREWAPNAKALFLAGAFNDWDRNQYPLEKNADGTWEIFIPEKEINLSHGSQYKVHIVSDKGGHDRIPAYADYVVQDEKTYDFSAEVWAPEKGFKWTDLKFDPSTANAAPYIYECHVGMSTEKDGVTTYREFAEQVLPRIKDQGYNAIQMMAIQEHPYYGSFGYHVSSFFAASSRFGTPDDLKFLINKAHKLGIAVIMDIVHSHAVKNLAEGLNEFDGSDDQYFHPGGRGTHDQWDSKLFNYGKEEVLQFLLANVRFWIEEYHFDGFRYDGVTSMLYFHHGNISFDHYGKYFDEVDWDVLTYLQLANLLIKELKPGAISIAEDMSGMPGLCRPVEEGGLGFDFRLAMGIPDYWIKVLKHKSDEEWNIHEVWETLTNRRYGERTIAYAESHDQALVGDKSLAFWLMDKEMYDNMHVAHSSHIIDRGIALHKMIRLITMSLGGEGWLNFIGNEFGHPEWVDFPREGNNWSYHYARRQWNLADNEELRYKFLNNYGAAMVHFADENGLVDASPAQQINMDQDNHTLIFERNNLIFIFNFSPNNSVPDYRFKVPEEGDYQVILNSDRSEFGGFNRIDDGMTYPAVSLFGEYFLSVYLPNRVALVLKRVD, encoded by the coding sequence ATGAAAGAAAAAGAATTGCCTATTCTCGTAAAAAATGATCCATGGCTAGAACCTCATGCAGATGAGATCAATGCGAGGATTAAGCGGCAATCGGATCGGCTTGAAGTAATCAATGAAAAATATGGTTCACTTAAGCAGTTTGCTGGCGCTTACCAACAGTTTGGTTTGCATTACGATAAGAAGGCCAAAGGTTGGAATTATCGAGAGTGGGCCCCCAATGCGAAAGCGCTTTTCCTGGCTGGAGCTTTCAATGACTGGGATCGGAACCAATACCCGCTGGAAAAAAATGCTGATGGCACATGGGAAATTTTTATTCCTGAGAAAGAGATCAATCTTTCGCATGGCAGCCAATACAAGGTGCACATCGTATCTGATAAGGGTGGTCATGACCGTATTCCTGCTTATGCGGACTATGTGGTGCAGGACGAAAAAACCTATGACTTCAGTGCCGAAGTTTGGGCTCCTGAAAAAGGGTTTAAGTGGACTGATCTGAAATTCGACCCATCGACAGCAAATGCCGCCCCATATATATATGAGTGCCATGTAGGCATGTCCACCGAAAAAGATGGAGTGACGACCTATCGGGAATTTGCAGAGCAAGTACTTCCACGGATCAAAGATCAGGGGTACAACGCTATCCAGATGATGGCCATTCAAGAGCATCCCTATTATGGGTCATTTGGTTATCATGTCAGCAGTTTTTTTGCGGCCTCCAGTCGTTTTGGGACGCCCGATGATTTGAAATTCTTGATCAATAAGGCCCATAAATTGGGTATTGCTGTGATCATGGATATCGTGCATTCTCATGCGGTGAAAAATTTAGCGGAAGGCCTGAATGAATTTGATGGTTCCGATGATCAGTATTTCCATCCCGGCGGACGAGGAACACATGACCAATGGGATTCGAAACTGTTCAACTATGGTAAAGAAGAAGTGCTGCAATTTCTGTTGGCTAATGTGCGCTTTTGGATTGAAGAATACCATTTTGATGGCTTCCGGTATGATGGAGTGACTTCTATGTTGTATTTCCATCACGGCAACATCTCTTTTGATCATTACGGCAAGTATTTCGACGAGGTAGATTGGGATGTACTGACTTACCTGCAACTGGCCAATTTGCTGATCAAAGAATTAAAGCCTGGAGCTATTTCCATCGCGGAAGACATGAGCGGTATGCCCGGACTTTGTCGTCCTGTAGAGGAAGGTGGTCTAGGGTTTGATTTTAGACTTGCCATGGGCATTCCCGATTATTGGATCAAAGTGCTGAAGCATAAGAGTGACGAAGAGTGGAACATTCATGAGGTTTGGGAGACCCTTACCAATCGCCGATACGGAGAACGGACCATTGCCTATGCCGAATCTCATGATCAGGCGCTTGTAGGAGACAAGTCACTGGCCTTCTGGTTGATGGATAAAGAAATGTATGACAATATGCATGTTGCTCACAGCAGCCATATCATCGATCGCGGGATCGCCCTGCATAAAATGATCCGTCTGATTACCATGAGTTTGGGTGGTGAAGGCTGGTTGAATTTCATTGGAAACGAGTTTGGTCATCCGGAGTGGGTTGATTTTCCAAGAGAAGGCAATAACTGGAGCTACCATTATGCAAGACGTCAGTGGAATCTTGCGGATAATGAAGAGCTGAGATATAAATTCCTGAATAATTATGGGGCAGCCATGGTGCATTTTGCTGATGAAAATGGTTTGGTAGATGCATCTCCCGCGCAGCAGATCAACATGGATCAGGACAATCATACCCTGATCTTTGAAAGAAATAACCTCATTTTTATCTTCAATTTCAGTCCAAACAATTCAGTCCCTGATTACAGGTTCAAAGTACCGGAAGAAGGAGATTATCAGGTGATCCTCAACTCGGATCGTTCAGAATTCGGAGGGTTCAACCGCATCGACGATGGTATGACGTATCCGGCAGTGTCCTTATTCGGTGAATATTTTTTGAGTGTTTATTTACCTAATCGGGTGGCATTGGTATTGAAGCGTGTGGATTGA
- a CDS encoding patatin-like phospholipase family protein — protein sequence MQIADQDNKKTVALVLSSGGARGLAHIAVIEELEARGYEITSIAGSSMGALVGAFYACGQLDVYKQWALKLDPWSVLKLMDFTISPYGFVRGRKVFKTLETIIPDVDIQDMRIPFVALATDMHKGKEVVFKKGSMYRAIKASASVPTVITPSQRKGRILVDGGVMTPIPVEFVKRRKKDLLVICDVNGPQPYKKPKGQTPPSKAYLDQLQLVKATWDKFFPANEQHGYKKMGYLDIMAKTMDLMQDKLTQLLVTQYQPDLFVQVSRDVGGIFDFHKASEIIAAGRQEFIKKYEQKSLHPKKKKREKVTASLSESN from the coding sequence ATGCAAATTGCTGATCAAGACAATAAGAAAACCGTAGCGCTGGTACTTTCCAGCGGAGGAGCGAGAGGGCTCGCTCATATTGCAGTGATAGAAGAACTAGAAGCGCGCGGATATGAAATCACCTCCATTGCCGGTTCAAGCATGGGAGCATTAGTTGGTGCATTTTACGCTTGTGGCCAATTGGATGTCTATAAGCAATGGGCGTTGAAGTTGGACCCCTGGAGTGTGTTGAAGTTAATGGACTTCACAATAAGTCCTTACGGATTTGTGAGGGGAAGAAAGGTGTTTAAGACCCTGGAAACGATTATTCCTGATGTGGATATTCAAGACATGCGCATTCCTTTTGTCGCATTAGCCACGGATATGCACAAGGGTAAAGAAGTGGTTTTTAAAAAAGGAAGCATGTATCGTGCCATTAAGGCTTCGGCATCGGTACCCACGGTGATTACTCCATCCCAAAGAAAAGGCCGAATCCTGGTAGATGGAGGAGTGATGACGCCTATTCCAGTAGAATTCGTAAAGCGCAGGAAGAAAGACCTGTTGGTGATTTGCGACGTAAACGGACCTCAACCCTATAAGAAACCGAAAGGTCAAACACCTCCGTCCAAAGCTTATCTGGATCAGCTGCAATTGGTTAAGGCTACATGGGATAAGTTTTTTCCGGCTAATGAACAGCACGGCTACAAGAAAATGGGATATCTTGATATCATGGCCAAAACCATGGATCTGATGCAGGATAAGCTGACCCAATTATTAGTCACTCAATATCAGCCAGATTTGTTTGTACAGGTTTCACGGGATGTAGGCGGCATTTTTGATTTTCATAAAGCCTCGGAGATCATTGCAGCAGGTCGTCAGGAGTTCATTAAAAAGTATGAACAAAAGTCGCTACATCCGAAAAAGAAAAAGCGAGAAAAGGTGACGGCAAGCTTGTCAGAATCAAATTGA
- a CDS encoding FAD-linked oxidase C-terminal domain-containing protein yields MMEKTTVIPALEGEFLTSSAYRKIYATDASAYREVPEAVAIPKTRQDLIDLVHYANANGKSLIPRTAGTSLAGQVVGDGIVVDVSKHFNQILEVNKEEQWAWVQPGIVRDDLNRALKQYGLFFAPETSTANRAMIGGMIGNNSCGSNSVVYGSTREHLLEVEAILADGNETWFGPVDQDAFLARCNGLGTSGDLHTEIYLNTRELLSDKDNQDSIIKEYPKHDIPRRNTGYALDMLLRHQPFADEGDPFNFCSLIAGSEGTLALVTKAKIRLTPLPPPNKKLVVVHCHSIDESLKANLVALNHNPSACELMDHYILEATERNLLQKQNRFFLEGDPKAILVVELARDSEEVLEKDIEALISELKSESLGYSYPIIAQKDVSKVWNLRKAGLGLLSNIPGDAKPAPVIEDTAVDVKDLPAYIAEFNAILAKHGLYSVHYAHAGSGELHLRPILNLKTSEGIGLFRLIAEEIADLVKKYDGSLSGEHGDGRLRGEFIPKMLGEHNYELLKQVKKTWDPKGIFNPGKIVDTPPMDTSLRFEKDQDTPEIETMLDFSDNEGFLRSAELCNGSGDCRKSELAGGTMCPSYMGTRNERETTRARANILRETITRDGVASAFNSEDVKEVLDLCLSCKGCKSECPSNVDMGKLKAEWQHQHYQKNGIPFRTRMISEFSSLMKLASLAPWAYSNPITSNLSTRITGFASKRSMPELAKETVKKWYKKKFDQADKTKKVYFFCDEFTNYNDAGIGKTAIKLLDRLGYEVLLIDHEESGRTYLSKGLLTKAKAIARKNVSLFSGLVNQVTPLIGLEPSAILSFRDEYISLLRDEEQEKAKALAENVLTIEEFLARELDHKRLTKDQFQQQDQLIKLHGHCHQKAISSMTPSKKVLSLIPGTKVEMIPSGCCGMAGSFGYEKEHFDLSMKIGELVLFPTIRKQPEEVVIAAAGTSCRHQIKDGTSRIAKHPVEILFEALA; encoded by the coding sequence ATGATGGAGAAGACGACTGTTATCCCTGCATTGGAAGGTGAATTTTTAACAAGCAGTGCCTACCGGAAAATATATGCAACGGATGCGTCTGCTTACCGAGAAGTCCCTGAGGCAGTCGCGATCCCCAAAACCAGGCAAGACCTTATCGATCTGGTGCATTATGCCAATGCAAATGGCAAATCCCTGATACCCCGGACAGCTGGTACTTCACTGGCAGGACAGGTAGTGGGAGATGGGATAGTCGTCGATGTTTCCAAGCATTTCAATCAAATCCTGGAAGTAAACAAGGAGGAACAATGGGCCTGGGTGCAGCCTGGGATTGTTCGTGATGACCTGAATCGTGCATTGAAGCAATACGGATTGTTTTTTGCTCCGGAGACTTCCACAGCCAATCGGGCCATGATCGGAGGTATGATTGGCAACAATTCTTGTGGGTCCAATTCGGTCGTTTATGGCAGTACAAGAGAGCACTTACTAGAAGTAGAAGCCATCCTTGCAGATGGTAACGAAACCTGGTTCGGGCCGGTAGATCAGGATGCATTTTTGGCGCGTTGCAATGGGTTGGGCACTTCTGGTGATTTGCACACAGAGATTTATCTCAATACCCGAGAATTACTTTCCGATAAGGACAATCAGGATTCGATTATTAAGGAATATCCGAAGCATGATATTCCGAGAAGAAATACTGGCTATGCGCTAGACATGCTCCTGCGACATCAGCCCTTTGCCGACGAAGGTGACCCTTTTAATTTCTGTTCTTTAATCGCAGGATCGGAAGGAACATTGGCCCTGGTGACTAAAGCCAAGATCAGGTTGACACCTTTGCCTCCACCAAACAAGAAGTTGGTAGTCGTGCATTGCCATTCTATTGATGAGTCGCTGAAGGCCAATCTCGTGGCATTAAATCATAACCCATCTGCTTGCGAGTTGATGGATCACTACATTTTAGAGGCAACCGAACGAAACTTGTTGCAAAAGCAAAATCGCTTCTTCCTCGAAGGTGATCCGAAAGCCATTTTGGTAGTGGAGTTAGCAAGAGATAGTGAAGAGGTATTAGAAAAAGATATTGAGGCACTGATTTCGGAGTTGAAATCGGAAAGTTTGGGATATTCATATCCCATCATTGCACAGAAAGATGTATCCAAAGTCTGGAACTTGAGAAAAGCTGGGTTAGGCTTATTGTCTAATATTCCCGGTGACGCCAAGCCCGCTCCGGTAATCGAAGATACTGCCGTAGACGTCAAAGACTTGCCGGCCTACATCGCAGAATTCAATGCCATTTTGGCCAAACACGGATTGTACTCTGTGCACTATGCTCATGCGGGATCGGGTGAGCTGCATTTAAGACCGATCTTGAATTTGAAGACTTCTGAAGGAATTGGACTTTTTCGTCTCATTGCCGAAGAGATTGCGGATTTGGTCAAGAAGTATGACGGTTCACTTTCTGGTGAACATGGCGATGGCCGACTAAGAGGCGAATTCATTCCTAAAATGTTGGGCGAGCATAATTACGAACTGCTCAAACAAGTAAAGAAAACCTGGGACCCAAAAGGCATCTTTAATCCCGGAAAGATTGTCGATACGCCGCCGATGGACACCTCGTTGCGGTTTGAAAAAGATCAGGACACGCCTGAGATTGAGACAATGCTCGATTTCTCGGATAATGAAGGTTTTTTGAGGTCTGCAGAATTGTGCAATGGTTCCGGAGATTGTCGGAAATCCGAGCTAGCTGGCGGTACGATGTGCCCCAGTTACATGGGCACTAGAAACGAGCGAGAAACCACGCGTGCCCGGGCGAATATTTTGCGAGAGACCATCACACGAGATGGAGTGGCTTCGGCTTTCAATTCCGAGGATGTCAAGGAAGTCTTAGACCTGTGCTTGTCCTGTAAAGGCTGCAAATCCGAATGCCCTTCCAATGTGGACATGGGTAAGTTGAAAGCGGAATGGCAACATCAGCATTATCAGAAAAACGGAATTCCTTTCCGAACCCGGATGATTTCAGAGTTTTCCAGCTTGATGAAGCTAGCCAGTCTCGCTCCCTGGGCCTATAGTAACCCGATTACAAGTAACCTGTCGACGCGCATAACGGGTTTTGCTTCAAAAAGAAGCATGCCGGAGCTGGCAAAGGAGACTGTTAAGAAGTGGTACAAGAAGAAATTCGATCAGGCAGACAAGACCAAAAAAGTCTATTTCTTCTGCGATGAATTTACGAACTACAATGACGCAGGGATCGGTAAAACCGCTATTAAACTGCTTGATCGACTGGGATATGAAGTCCTATTGATCGATCACGAAGAGAGCGGGAGAACTTACCTATCTAAAGGTTTGCTGACCAAGGCAAAAGCTATCGCCCGAAAGAATGTGTCGCTATTTTCAGGACTGGTTAATCAGGTTACTCCATTGATCGGATTAGAGCCTTCAGCTATTCTTTCTTTTCGAGATGAGTACATTTCGTTGTTGCGAGATGAAGAGCAAGAAAAAGCAAAAGCACTTGCTGAAAATGTTTTAACGATCGAAGAATTTCTGGCTCGAGAACTGGATCATAAACGATTGACCAAAGATCAATTTCAGCAACAAGACCAGTTGATCAAGTTGCATGGGCATTGCCATCAGAAAGCCATTTCCTCGATGACGCCCAGTAAGAAGGTGCTGAGCTTGATACCTGGAACCAAAGTCGAGATGATCCCCTCGGGGTGTTGTGGGATGGCCGGCTCATTTGGTTATGAAAAAGAACATTTTGATCTTTCGATGAAGATCGGGGAGTTAGTCCTGTTCCCAACCATTAGGAAACAACCGGAAGAAGTCGTAATTGCCGCTGCAGGAACCAGCTGCCGCCATCAGATCAAAGATGGTACCAGCAGAATTGCCAAACACCCTGTAGAGATCTTGTTTGAGGCGTTGGCTTAA
- a CDS encoding DUF4412 domain-containing protein gives MMKSKFFFFILFSGVFISLSAQDFEGVVTFKINLVNPPKEAQQIQSMLPETMVYVLKGNKTRMEMEMMGGSLVTILDGEAKTSDVLMDMMGQKMHTQSKMDDFEKGMDMTDVKVHSGDTKKIAGYSCKRITGKSADGYPVEIYYTDAIQSGPFNEMLEKVANVSGLPLEFTVNNQGMKMLLTATEVKSKDISDNLFEIPDGYQKVEGNPFGGG, from the coding sequence ATGATGAAATCAAAATTCTTCTTTTTTATTCTCTTTTCAGGTGTATTCATTTCTTTATCCGCACAGGATTTTGAAGGAGTAGTCACCTTCAAAATCAACCTGGTAAATCCCCCCAAAGAGGCACAACAAATACAGAGTATGTTACCTGAAACCATGGTTTATGTCCTGAAAGGAAACAAAACACGAATGGAGATGGAAATGATGGGAGGATCATTGGTTACCATATTAGATGGTGAAGCTAAAACCTCTGATGTTCTCATGGACATGATGGGTCAAAAAATGCATACCCAATCCAAGATGGATGATTTTGAGAAAGGCATGGACATGACTGATGTCAAAGTTCATTCCGGTGACACGAAAAAAATAGCAGGCTATTCCTGTAAAAGGATAACTGGCAAAAGTGCAGACGGCTACCCTGTTGAAATTTATTACACCGACGCTATTCAATCAGGACCATTCAACGAAATGCTGGAAAAAGTGGCTAATGTAAGTGGCCTACCACTTGAGTTTACTGTGAACAATCAAGGTATGAAGATGCTACTCACAGCAACAGAAGTGAAATCAAAGGATATCAGCGACAATCTGTTTGAAATTCCCGATGGCTACCAAAAAGTAGAAGGCAATCCCTTTGGTGGGGGGTGA